A single genomic interval of Raphanus sativus cultivar WK10039 unplaced genomic scaffold, ASM80110v3 Scaffold0767, whole genome shotgun sequence harbors:
- the LOC108859846 gene encoding GDP-mannose transporter GONST2 has product MSAAELEAGVSREPDESELNIFSDNGSQSVVSQLLDHINSHEKSSQRRGGFSERFLRWRRRYVPVGGDNRRDHGSLKHSGPLVSGAAYCISSCSMILMNKVVLSTYNFNAGISLMLYQNLISCLVVALLKFSGVVSVEKLNWKLIRVWLPVNVIFVGMLISGMYSLKYINVAMVTILKNATNIITAIGELYMFRKRQNNKVWAAMFMMIISAISGGITDLTFNAVGYTWQTANCVLTASYSLTLRRVMDKAKQSTKSGSLNEVSMVLLNNLLSLPFGIFLIVLLGEWRYVISTDVTKDAMFWVFATASGFLGLAISFTSMWFLHQTGPTTYSLVGSLNKVPISLSGLVLFNVPLSLPNLFSILFGLFAGVVFARAKMS; this is encoded by the exons ATGAGTGCTGCGGAACTTGAAGCGGGTGTGTCCCGTGAACCTGATGAATCAGAGCTGAATATTTTCAGTGATAATGGTAGTCAAAGCGTTGTCTCTCAGCTTCTTGATCATATCAACAGCCATGAGAAGAGTTCCCAACGTAGAGGAGGCTTTAGTGAAAG GTTTCTCAGATGGAGACGGAGGTATGTTCCGGTTGGTGGAGATAACAGACGTGATCATGGCTCTCTGAAACATTCAGGACCCCTTGTTTCTGGAGCAGCTTACTGCATCTCTTCATGCAGCATGATACTCATGAACAAAGTTGTTCTCTCCACCTATAATTTCAACGCAGGAATCTCTTTGATGCTATATCAA aaCTTAATCAGCTGCTTGGTGGTAGCTCTGCTAAAATTCTCTGGAGTGGTTTCAGTTGAAAAATTAAACTGGAAGTTGATCAGAGTTTGGTTGCCTGTCAATGTTATCTTTGTTGGCATGCTGATCTCTGGGATGTACAG tcTGAAATACATAAACGTTGCTATGGTAACTATTCTGAAGAACGCAACGAATATTATTACAGCCATAGGGGAATTATACATGTTCCGCAAAAGGCAGAACAACAAAGTTTGGGCTGCAATGTTCATGATG ATCATCTCAGCAATCAGTGGAGGCATCACGGATCTCACGTTCAATGCGGTCGGATACACTTGGCAGACTGCCAACTGCGTTCTAACCGCTAGTTATTCA CTTACTCTGCGTCGAGTCATGGACAAAGCAAAACAGTCCACAAAATCAGGGTCCCTCAATGAGGTGTCAATGGTGCTGCTTAATAATCTCTTGTCACTACCTTTTGGAATCTTCTTGATCGTCTTACTTGGTGAATGGAGATACGTAATTAGCAC TGATGTGACAAAAGATGCAATGTTTTGGGTATTCGCAACAGCAAGCGGCTTCCTTGGTCTGGCCATCAGCTTCACCTCTATGTGGTTCTTGCATCAGACAGGACCCACAACATACAG TCTGGTGGGTTCATTAAACAAGGTTCCGATATCATTATCTGGTCTTGTACTCTTCAATGTCCCTCTCAGTCTCCCAAATTTGTTCAGCATACTTTTTG GTTTATTTGCTGGAGTGGTCTTTGCCAGAGCCAAAATGTCCTAG